A stretch of Oncorhynchus clarkii lewisi isolate Uvic-CL-2024 unplaced genomic scaffold, UVic_Ocla_1.0 unplaced_contig_13481_pilon_pilon, whole genome shotgun sequence DNA encodes these proteins:
- the LOC139400976 gene encoding coagulation factor VII-like, with product MACGKVPVLHGSASEKGDVPLDPRSRIVGGTECPKGHCPWQVLLVRNEKGFCGGVIYKPTWILTASHCLENIKAQHLKVVAGEHDTEKDEGTEQTIDVAEIIMHNSYVSDTADSDIALLRLKTAITMTPFAVPVCLPTRSMAERELWAINLHTVSGWGRRSENGPTSRVLRRLEVPRIRTQDCVEMSGVTLTANMFCAGYIEGKQDSCKGDSGGPLVTRYRDTTFLLGIVSWGKGCARPGNYGIYTRVSNYLDWIHNYTAEQPTVQPTTQPTAQPQNTTTTLQNTTANPNAVL from the exons ATGGCCTGTGGGAAAGTTCCTGTCCTGCACGGCAGCGCCTCCGAGAAGGGAGACGTACCGTTGGACCCCCGTTCACGCATCGTGGGGGGAACAGAGTGCCCTAAGGGTCACTGCCCCTGGCAG GTGTTGTTAGTGAGAAATGAGAAGGGCTTTTGTGGAGGAGTCATCTACAAACCCACCTGGATCCTCACTGCCTCTCACTGCTTGGAGAATATCAAGGCCCAGCACCTGAAGGTGGTGGCAG GTGAACATGACACAGAGAAAGACGAGGGTACGGAACAGACCATAGATGTGGCAGAGATCATTATGCACAACAGCTACGTGTCAGACACGGCGGACAGCGACATCGCCCTGCTACGTCTGAAGACTGCCATCACTATGACGCCTTTCGCCGTGCCCGTCTGCCTGCCCACCCGCTCGATGGCGGAGCGTGAGCTCTGGGCCATCAACCTCCACACGGTAAGTGGCTGGGGCCGGCGCAGCGAGAACGGCCCTACGTCACGTGTCCTCCGGCGGCTGGAGGTGCCACGTATACGTACCCAGGACTGCGTTGAGATGAGCGGTGTCACGCTAACGGCTAACATGTTCTGCGCCGGCTACATCGAGGGCAAGCAGGACTCCTGTAAGGGGGACAGCGGCGGACCACTAGTCACCcgctacagagacaccacattcCTTTTGGGTATCGTCAGCTGGGGAAAGGGGTGCGCCCGGCCGGGGAACTACGGGATTTACACCCGCGTGTCCAACTACCTGGACTGGATCCACAACTACACGGCAGAGCAGCCGACAGTGCAACCGACAACGCAGCCGACAGCACAGCCACAGAACACCACGACCACACTACAAAACACCACGGCCAATCCAAATGCAGTCTTATAA